The following proteins come from a genomic window of Mauremys mutica isolate MM-2020 ecotype Southern chromosome 7, ASM2049712v1, whole genome shotgun sequence:
- the LOC123373973 gene encoding putative nuclease HARBI1 codes for MALYLLAQRAHARRRRRVPQERVFKPRIQFLNMPEEQVMRRYQLNPEMIRDLCHALECDLQPSTGRSHALPVYVKVTAALNFYTSGTFQTPAGDAAGISQASMSRCVSQVTTALTRRANTYIHFPFQPRQQARTKEEFLRIAGFPNVLGTLGCTHVALKPPSDHENLYRNPLRFHSMNMQLVCDAHGMITHVVAEFPGSVPDAHILSCSSLRGIFEGHQNMDGWLLADGTYPLKPWLLTPVEAAETAAEQRYNAAHMATQAAVGRTVGALKGRFRCLDRAGGVLQYSPLKVCHIFVACCVLHNMAVGRGIAMPEGVELGARPLAQASPHPEPLSQEAQYLRQELITSYFS; via the exons ATGGCGCTGTACCTGCTGGCCCAGCGTGCCCATGCCCGCCGGCGGCGGCGGGTGCCCCAGGAGCGGGTGTTCAAGCCCCGGATCCAGTTCCTGAACATGCCAGAGGAGCAGGTGATGCGGCGCTACCAGCTCAACCCTGAGATGATCCGAGACCTGTGCCACGCACTAGAGTGTGACCTGCAGCCCTCGACTGGCCGCAGCCATGCTCTCCCTGTTTATGTCAAGGTGACGGCTGCCCTCAACTTCTACACCTCGGGCACCTTTCAGACGCCGGCAGGCGACGCGGCTGGCATTAGCCAGGCCAGCATGTCCCGCTGCGTCTCCCAAGTCACGACTGCCCTGACCCGCCGTGCCAATACCTACATCCACTTCCCCTTCCAGCCTCGGCAGCAGGCCCGCACCAAAGAGGAGTTCCTGCGCATTGCTGGCTTTCCCAACGTGCTGGGCACGCTGGGCTGCACCCACGTGGCCCTCAAGCCGCCCTCGGATCACGAGAACCTCTACCGCAACCCACTGCGCTTCCACTCCATGAACATGCAGCTGGTGTGCGATGCCCATGGCATGATAACCCATGTGGTGGCCGAGTTCCCCGGCTCTGTGCCGGAtgcccacatcctcagctgttCCAGCCTCAGGGGCATCTTTGAGGGGCACCAGAACATGGATGGCTGGCTGCTGG CGGATGGCACCTAccccctgaagccctggctgctgaCACCCGTGGAGGCAGCAGAGACAGCAGCTGAGCAGCGATATAATGCAGCGCACATGGCCACGCAGGCTGCGGTGGGACGTACAGTGGGGGCACTAAAGGGCCGGTTCCGGTGTCTGGACCGGGCAGGGGGGGTGCTCCAGTACAGCCCCCTCAAGGTCTGCCACATCTTTGTGGCATGCTGTGTCCTGCACAACATGGCTGTGGGGCGGGGCATTGCTATGCCagagggggtggagctgggtgCCAGGCCACTTGCCCAGGCTTCtcctcaccctgagcccctctcccagGAGGCCCAGTACCTGCGGCAAGAGCTCATCACCAGCTACTTCAGCTGA